The genomic stretch GCGTGGCTTCGGGTTATTATTCATGCACTAGGCGAGAGATCTGATGTCACGTGTGCAATTAGTGATCGTGTAAATCACAAACTACTTATttataaattagacatttttaattcaaatgtaaaagatttgagttgcagtttatttatttatccggAGTTTGATATACATTTAGGAATTTAATGCATTCATGCAAAATGTCTGAAATGtaggtgtttgtttgttttgctcgcaataatatttaaatctgACTTTAATACAGGTTTAAACATCAGTCACCCAATGCCTCAATAACGGgtttttataaatcaaataaacaagcagtaaacaaataaacaataaataaacatgcaacaaaaaaacaacactgaacATTTCTCACCGCGCGGTGGTGAAATACAGAAGATGGTTCATCAAGATGTCCCAGGAGAAACGCTGGACCTTTTAAAACTCCAAATCCGtccacatttaatacatttttatgtgtcCAGGCCGTGCAGATCACAAAAACACCCCAAAATAAACACCCGACCGGCCCCTACCCCAACCGGAAGTCCTGTTTAACAACTCCAACCTGCACTTCCGGTTCCTATCCTAGTTCACCGTTGTTTTAATAgaaattacttattttttttttttattattattacatatttgtttgaatataaaaaatatgtaagtaccaaaataaaacaatataaatgcgatattgtattatatttatttatcattttcctACATGCGTTAATTGTTCAATAAATTTGGTAtccattatattgtattttatttaaaccctTCGGTGTGTcgattttaatgttttgtaattttatcGTGAATTTATTATATCgtgaaaaatatttcatatcgattaaaaaaataataattacttcGACTTCCGCAATTCAACTTCCGGAGTCCATTTCCGtcatgggaaatgtagttttatataaaaaaaatgtaaaagaagacCAGATTGTGTAGATTTTTGTCAGAAAGTAGAATTTTATCTTGtttgtaatttaatatatatcaGTGGCGGGCCATCAGGGCTGCTGCTGCCCCACCGAGTGTTTATTTACGTTGGAATTTCTAtgtaatcagatttcagccgtgcCGTTACGTGTTTACGTGGCTTTTTTAATATTCAAGTCCATGCTGCTTGAagatgttgctttaaccaatcagattgtaaTTTGTGTCAGTCAGAGGCCGTCTAGCAGGCGACCGATAACctcagcattttcacatcctcTGATTGGccggtcagagagcgcactagtcagagctcgcaacccgcatctgtagcaaactgcacaagctccaATATATTCGTgcggatttaatagctgtttttttattccacaatgacaGACAGAAGAGCAGAAATgtacaagacggacttttcacTAAGCAGTTGTTACACTtcttcatgaaccatttataataaatacaatataaatacaattataattttcCTACATTTCAAATCTCCAGGAAATGCACTGGAAAAATGCACAGGaaaccccggggtgatgtgatgaggtgaatatctgcttctgctggagatgatgtaggtgcagttgtggctccagtgaaaggagacgtgtcgaatcgtgttcattgggtttcttgctttagtgatacgtttattctcactgtatgagatcctgtgtgatgcagcgctctgatCTACTGCGTTACTCTTTAATACTTAATGCGATAAGACTGcgtttttaaaagaccaaattcagtaaacacaataataataaagcattttGTGTACAAACAAACTACTTGGTTGAATTGACCCTAAGCCacgttgggttttttttctgtgggtaaaaaaaatgctttattaaaCCCGATACGGTCATATTTTGGACTCATCTGCTTGTCCGTACATAGTATGTgttattatttatgtgttttatgAGTTTTTCAGAAACGCTTTAAGCCACAtccaacgttttttttttttttacattaaacgtGTAGAATTTGAGAGCGGGTAGAAAgaatttttcttatatttttttaaacttttttattttatatatcaaaataataataataataataataataataataataataataatatataatatataatataatatgtataattatatacataatataatatgtataattatataataatataatatgtatattatataatattatgatatataaaataaaataaaagttattaaaaaattaagtttattattttccacAGTTTAGCGCTCTATCTGTCTCTTAGCCAAACTCACACGAATtctgatcaaataaataatttaataaatattaattattaatatttaattattttttgagtttttacacaaataaactgATCCACTTCCGGTTCTTCCAAACAGACGCATCCGTGCTGTTTTGCGCATGCGCGACTCAGACACGCGTGAATACTTGCGGAATAAAAtcgtaaaaaaattaaaaataaacatgaaaagcAGCTCGCGTTATTTCGGGAATGTGAGAAACGTCGTGTCAGGGATTTCACACGCCGACACCGCGGATAAAACCTCTTCAGCAGGAAGAGGAATCCGGAGACTGACACGCAGGATGACGGAGGAAACTTCTACCGGGATTAAAGAAGAACCGGACGAGGAACGTGCCATTTGTGACCTGCAGGGGGCGCCACATGGACACAGTGGTTTACAGAAGTTGACCGTCACAGGTTGAGTTGCTTGTCGTTtcttattaacgcagtttattattatatacatttttgaaacattttttaacaactattttaaattaaatgcttggttaaataatacttaaaagaatatttaatcatattttttacaaataaaataattaaaataaatgcaatacactttataATATTGACtaaattgagtaattaattaaattgattaaatacaattaattaaatagaaaaaatagtTAAATAGTTTGACCCCATTTCTGtagtacagatgtgtgtgtgtgtgtgtgtgtgtgtgtgtgtgtgttttaaatttgatatttaattttctaaagacaTAATCTACTGAACTGTTCTgattatttcagcagactttaacaaatgtcttcattcctccTTTATTCGTTCACTTCCTCGATATGCTGAATTGtgaggattttctcctttttgaagaaattcttgaagctggacataaaaagctaaagaatccatatcactagatcaggggtgtaaaccagtcagagaccgagagccacatttttcactgtgttcccgcaaagagccacatcatacacatgggcacacatgaacatcacccatcccttcctcttacaaacacacacatacacacacgcacacacacacacacacacacacctctgctcagccagatttattgtaaatgtcacacaccaacataatgacagaaatggactcctacagttctaagaccacaggacagtcattttcaacaatgaattgtgtgcactgtctcacacacacacacacacacacaaactctgtttaaccaagtccacaaacaaaaatataataatttacaatagcgtttttcttttactgtgcatgttacttagtgggacttttggcattccttcagagggccacaccaacgataatattttagggatgcaccgaaatgaaaattcaattcaaaaggcaatgaaatccataattttttgtgttatgccttttgcctctgcaccatcactggaaaacttttctgccttttcaaaagcgtcctctacagacggagtgcgcatgctcggattgactttacttttctgcgctgcgttcttctcatatttagaaggcaatcgggatgtttggatttcaggtgataaattaaacccgacttggagaaactctttgcagatacaccccctcttgaaatttcagcattgcatgttttgcaaatcgctctccacacaccgcagacatgtggctcttatccagataaccgtgtgctgctgcgcttttttattgcgtcattacaattgtgtttctgccgtgttgtttctgTGATTTAGGgatttccgaaaattctcggtgcatccctgtaatttatgattggcctcatgccaaggtctgatatactgcaaagtttcccagtaggggcaagctcatttaagtcttaaaaataccgtattgaacttaagcaaagcgaacacgcacattaaaaatcaaacacacacaaatcgatatgaacgtaagagccgcatgaaaccagccaaagagccgcatgcagCTTGCGAGCCGCGGGTTGACCACCCCTGTGCTagattgtaaaaataaaacgaaTGTGGCAACGATTTGCGATTGTGCAAAACGTAAATCTGAGTTTTACGATGCACTACACATTGTATTTCCTGTACGGAGTGAGcagacacagtgacactgcgctaactctagttatGCCAACTCAACATTGTTGTGTAGGTTTTCAAGtttcataattataatttaaaaacaaaaataaacagtgacacTACACTCAAATTTCAAAGCCGAGGCTAAACGAACTtgcagtccgccacttaatacattcctgagggaactcggattgtaactatgttccacACATAAACAGGATTGTTTTCTGTACACATGTTCACCGAGCTGAAAGTCCTGTTGCTGTAGCTAtaaatacgtgtaccgttacagcCATAATATTTAGTGATGTAAAAAGCAATAATTCAcaaaaagttattattattaagaatttCATTACCTTGATACCCCACCAGATGTGGTGCTTTGTGTAATGTATCAGCCTCACTGTGCACCACCATAAGACCACATGAGtgtgttttttgtaatttaGTAGAGCCCAAGGAAAAACCTGGGGATGGCCACACCCCTCCACCACGCACCTTGAGGAGGGCCCACACAAAGATCGAGTATGAAGACGAGGCGGGGACCTGCATCAAGAAAGAGCGCTGGGAGCCGCCTTTTTGGAGGAGGCAGCTGTCCTTCATCAGGGAGATGCGGCGTGGACGGGACGCTCCGGTGGACAGAATGGGGGCAGAGAAGTGCTACGACCCCCAGGCTCCACCAGAGGTGAAGGAGAAGCCATTGAGCATTCGGGAGCTGGAGTTTTCCCACGAATGTATCCTTATACCTTTCTCACTTTCTATCGCTCTTCAGGTGATGCGTTACCAGGTGTTGGTTTCTCTGATGTTGTCTAGTCAGACGAAGGATCAGGTGACGGCTGCAGCCATGGAGCGACTGCGTGCAAACGACCTCAGCGTGACCTCCATCCTCAACATGGACAAGGACAAACTGGGCCAACTGATCTACCCTGTTGGCTTCTGGAAggtaatatatactatattgatgaaagtattgggactttcCAAGCCATAGatgttttttctccaaagtcagaggcacacaattgtatacgatGCCTttgtagcataacattttcccttcccTTGAATTTGAATTTGGTGTTCAGCAGGGAAACTCctgtggggaaaaaactgttCCTGAACCTGCTTGTCTTGGTCTGGAGGCTCCTGTAGCACCTCCCAGAGGGCAGAAGGGCAAACAGTCTATGGGCAGGGTGAAAGAAGTCCTTTTTGATGTTGTAAGCTTTCCTAAAACAGCGGTTCCTGTAAATGTCAACAGTCTTTTGGAGTTCCCACAATGCGTTCAGTTCTCACCACCCTCTGCAGCGCTTTCCGGACTGTTACAGAGCAGTTTCCATAGAGAGCAGTTTCCATCCTGCTTCATTGATATGGGTGGGTGCGTGTTTGCTGCCTTTCTCTTTCCTGAAGTCTGTGATGAGGTCCTTTTTGGTGTTGAGCAGCAGGTTGTTGTCAGGTGGTTGTCATGCAGCCAGGCGGTTCACCTCCTTGTTGGCTGACTAATCGAGTCTGATCACcatggtgtcatctgcaaacttgataaTGTTGGAAACATATACCGGATTGCAGTCGTGGGTGAATAGGGAGTAGAGAAATGGACTCAGCATATAGCCTTGTGGTACTCAAGTACTAAATATGAGGGTGGAAAAGCAGTGGTATTCTGCCTGAACATTCTGGGGCCTCTTGGTCAGAAAGTCCAGTAGCCAGTTGCAGAGTGGTAGCTTTGTAAGCATCCGGTATGTTGGTGTAAATTTGGTCTAGGGTATTATTTTCTCTGGTGTTGCAGGAAACATGCCTGTTGAATCTTTATGCATTGTATGTATttgaaaatacacaaacacatgtatACAGACTAAGGTGAAGTACCTGAAAGAGGCGACAGAGATGATCCACTGTGAGTACGGAGGCGACATCCCCGACACGCTAGAGGGTTTAATGCGTCTTCCTGGTGTCGGCCCTAAGATGGCGCACCTGGCCATGGCCATTGCCTGGAAACGGGTCTCAGGAATCGGTGAGCAGGACGTCAGTACATTCTCGATCAGGGGAATGGCGTGGACTTGTAGTTCATTCTTGACATTTGTATTTCAGGAGTGGACACGCACGTTCACCGGATCTCTAACAGACTGGGATGGACTTCGAGCTCCACCAAGAACCCGGAGGAAACCCGTCGAGCGCTGGAGGAGTGGCTCCCGAGGTATCTGAGGAACCCGAGAGCATTAagatgttcattcattcattttcagtcaGAAATCGAGATGCAGGAATAAAATCCAGAACTGCAACACAAGCaacatgcacacatatacacacacattctcacacacacatttacacacacatatgcacacactcattcactttaCACCTGGAGCTTTTTAGGAGgtggaggaaaccttgagagaaacatgGGCTTACAAttacattgttttcttttttggagATTTGCTCTTTTTTGTCATCTTGTAAAAtaacctctttctttctttctttctttttttcttctctctagGGATCTGTGGTGTGAGATAAACTGGTTGTTGGTGGGATTTGGTCAGCAGGTCTGTTTACCCGTCTCACCTTTGTGCTCCAGCTGTTTGAACCAGCACATCTGTCCCGCCGCTCACACCGCCTCGCCGACCCGCAGGCCCCAACCAGGCTCTCCCCCGTGTCCCGGGGAGCCTGCAGGGCTGCCGAAGAACCATGACACGAAACCGATCAAGGAGGAACACGTGACTGTCATCACGTCTCATCTACAAAGAGACAGGCACAGAGCGGCCCACGTGAAAGAGCGAGGAGACGAGTCGCAGGAAGAGGCTGAGGCAAGAGTGGAGACGACAAAAGTGACATGTAGGGGACGGAGAAGGGACGAGGGGAAAGACGGAGAGAAGCGTGCGAGTCCTCAGAGACTGAGAAGAACCAGACAGAGAAAACGCTGAtgcatgcttttatttatagaccccTTTGTATTACACCCcccttttggtgtgtgtgtatacggaGTATATATTTTGGAGTATATGCGTTTGCTTCAGTTCAGTTCTCCTCTGAaaagtggatgttgaaatatctTGGAATATTCTCACCACgtctgccacttgaactcaGAGAAGCGTTTATGTAAATCAGCACTTTCGGAAAGCTGGTACTTGTGATGActttatcctctgcagcagaggtagctcttgatcttttttcatttcctgggacggtcctcatgagagcctgtttcattATAGCGATTAAGGGTTTTGAAGACTGCACTTAgagattaaaatgtaaattcttgAGAATTTTCGGATTGATTgaccttttatattttttaagtaatgATGAACTGTCTTTTTACTTAagagtttcttctcttcatttggATTcctacagtagttgtagtagaaCTTATAGGGCTATTGACTCTTTACTCATCTTTTTTGTGAAATATCACAAAGGAACTcaaggcacacctgtgaactGAAAACCATTCACGTGACGACGTCTTAAATCTAATGAGCGAATGCGATGACTTTGCCAAactgtcatcaaagctaaatgtagaTACTTTTGCccaatttaaaatttaaaacatattctgggttgtttaacatgtttttgttttgtacatAATTCTATATGCTTTCTTTCATAGTTTGCATCTCTtctgtattaatgtacaatgttgaatatatttaaaataaagaaaaaaaaacgttgaatTTTTAATTTCAAGAATATGCAAATATAGTTCAAGAAGTGAAATATGAATGCAAATATAATTTCACCACAGGTTATGTGTCGATTCCTCAGGATCAGATGTTCCATGTGctgaatttattttacagttgaacaaagtcccggtttgacttgaacaaTTGGTCTGTCGGTCTTTGAATGTTGTAGCATaatattttccattcacttgatcCAAACCTGTGCCATGAAGATACATGGGTtgaagatttcctgctatagagctctgatttcaaccctattgaacatcaaccccaggtttcctcacctcacctacatcagcacctgactttaaaGTCTGCAGTTTGTATTTAAACATTACACAACTTTGTGGAACAAGCGTTTCTCCACGATCTGCAGGTGTAGGTGTCATTCCCTCAAAATGTGTTCCTCTGAGAGTTTCTAAGCTTCTAGACTCCTAATGGGACAAACCGAAGAACCCATCGTGAGGCTGAGATGTTTAGAAGTTGAGTATACAGAAGCCGACTGTAGAGATTCAATCCTGCGCCGTATCCCTCACGGAACATTCCAGAGTCATTCGCTTGGAAAAGTGGGAAGAGGAAGAGTTCCGGTTGGATGTGTTGTAAAAGATCTTATCATAAGAACAGTTCGCTGGCCAaccccctttctttctctctttcacacacaatcccctttctctctcacacacacacacactcttttcctCAGGGATCACTCAACTCAGGTTTCCTGCTTTTGCCTTCCACAGCTTCTAGATGCAGTTCTTGTTCTCGTTGAGGTGCCTCTGATTTTTTCACAGACAAACAACCggattctttttgtttattttttatttttgattcttGACTTTTATGTACAAGTTTGTACTTTATGACTGAGTATTAATCAGTGGCagaggagggtttttttttatcctgaaatagttacaaaaaagaaaaggaggagaagaaggagaaggaggaaggtTAAGGaggtgggttttatttttttatttttttagtctgCTGCTGAATAAAGTCAGTATAAAATcagagagtgagaaaagagaaaactgGAGCGTCTCAGACATTATAGTCTGTTATTCAGTTTTTATTCTCAATTGGAGTGGATTATTTTGCACCAACGCTCTCACCAGCACTCCAGCATTTGGGGGTTGAAGGATCTTTCAGGAGGTACTGTGGAAACAAACATGGTCCACCGGATGATCTAAACGGACAGACGGAGGTGGAGACAGAGGTCGAGGAGGTGACGAGGAGGAagacgacgatgatgatgatgaaggctGATGTGCAGAAGGAGATGGATGAGAAGAACCTGCGCCCCCGACTGTGCTACCTGACCAAAGGCGAGCGCGGTTACGGCTTCCACCTGCACGGAGAGCGCAGCAGCGGAGCGCAGTTCATCCGCAGGATCGAGGCGGAATCACCAGCAGAACTGGCAGGACTTCGCTCCGGGGACCGCGTGGTGGAGGTGAACGGAGAAAACGTGGAGAAGCTCTCGCACCAGGAGGCAAGTACAGAAGCACTCTGCTCACCTCAACTCATgctctcttctcctcctttcttCAGAGTTcagcttctcttctcttttcttctcttctcttttctcattTGTTCTCCTATCATttattctcttctcctctttttcttttcttctctaaaTCTCATCCTttcatcttctctttctcttctcttctcttattATCtcatcttctcttttctctttttcttttcttctctaaatataatattttgttcaTCTCCTATTTTCTCTACTCTttacttctcttctcttctcattgtTTATTGTTGCTTCTCTTTTCTCCTTTGTTCTCCTATCCTCTCTCAtactcttttcctctctttttctcttaatCTCAtgtctcttcttttcttctcttttctcttctcttttcttcactctctCACAACTTTTCatctctcacttttttcttttattctttctaatCCAATCATAGAGAAGCTCTCACACCAGAACAAGAATACGACGAATAAGACTTTCACTtttcaccacctcttcttctCCACTCTTTATTCTTCCAGGTTTTGCTtcttatctcatctctttaTTTGATCTCTTCTGCTTTTCTTGTCTCTTCAcatctctcatctcatctcatctcatctcatctcatctcatctcatctcatctcatctcatctcatctcatctcatctcatctctttaTTTGATCTCTTCTGCTCTTACACCAGGAAACAAATTCTGAGACTTTCACCACAACTCAACACCCACTCTCCTCTTCTCCACTCCTCTTTCATCCAGGTTTTTCTTCtcaattttttctctttttcattttctccttAACTTTTCCCTTATATAATCATCCCCATCTTTTCACATATCAACATCTTTTGTCCTCTTTAatcatctcatctcttctcctttcATCTCATGTCATTATTTGATCTCTCATCTCTTCTCATCTCTTTTCATCTCGTTAATATTGCAGAAGGTACAGTAGTAGTGTTATGCTAAGCAGGTAGCTTGTCCGTTTCAGGAATGAGAAACTGGACTGATggcattgtgtgtttttctgcccCCTGGATGTTTATAAACCAGGAAGCGCTTCACCTCGCTGTGAGGATTAATGTGTGATGATATGTTTGTGAGAGAGGTGCCATTCAAAAAAAGTTCCTTAACCCAAACattcattatattaatttcttttttcttctttcccttCATCTTCTCTCTCCTTAGTCCTTTATCCTGTTTCTTCATCACCTTCCTTCTTACATAGATGTCTCTCCTCATCATTTCTCACACACAACTCTCTTGGTCTCCATCAGGTGGTTCAGAAGATCATGGAGGTAGAGAACCGGACGAGGCTCTTGGTGGTGGATCGAGGGACGGAGGAGTTCCTGCTTCTCCACTCTCTGCCCTGCGTTGAGGACCTGGCCGTGGAGATGAGCTGCCTCCTCTCTCCTCGCACATCCTCGTCTTCTCTCGCTTCCTCCACCCTCAGCTTCTCAACATCGTCACGTGGCTCGGTCACTCCATCACCACCGGCATCCATCATTTTATCACCACGAGACTTCACCACAATCGTTCTCTGACTCCATTACTTCATCCCCGCTGCCCAAATCCATCACTTCATCACCACCGGATTCCATCACTCCATTACCTTGTGACTCCATTGTTCCTATTGTTCCGTCGCCATGCAAGTCTGCCACTCTATCACCAGATGACTTCATCGAGCGCTCGTCACGAAACTCCGTTAATCTATCACTGTGTGACTCCACCACTTGTTCGTCTTCTAACTCCATTAATCAATCACCACGTGCCTCTGAAATTCAACCACCATCCAGCCTCATTAATCAATCACCTTGCGACTCTGCCACTTGTTATTCATCTAACTCAATTGATCAATTACCGTGTGCCTCTGAAATTCAAACACCATCCAACCCCATTAATCAATCACCACGTGACTCTGCTGTTCCATCTCCGTCTAACAACATCACTCAGTCCCTCTATGACTCCATCGCTCAGCCCACCTATAACTCTATTACTTCACCACCTTCCAACTCCGTGACTCAATCCCCCTACGACTCCATCACTCAGTCTCCAACCAGCTTCATCACTACTCCTTTCACCATGGAGAAATCACAGGAGACCCACGTAGTGAAGATCATCATCACTCCAGACAAAAAGGTAAAACCTAAGAACCTTAGCAGGTTCCTTCCTACCCACCATCCCAAAATATCTCAGTCCAATCACTTTGCCTTGTAGATCGTTTTGAACGTCTAAGTAGGTTGatatttttccttttgtctACACGACAAATGGACAAGATAGACGATAAGGAACAGGAAAAGATATCATACTAGAAACATAAAAATAGCCTGGTCTTATTGTTTACATATCACGGGAAAGCCTTTTGTTTCTCAGAAAGGGCACGTAACATTCCTGAAATATGGAATTAGATCCAAAGTGCCTTTcttacacactcgcacacacacattaacacacacaaatacaaacacacaaaatggaGTTCAACATTGTAGAGGTTACTGATCAGGCTCTAAACATAGAATTCagaagtgatgatgatgatgatggtttatAGCTACTTTGACAGAAAATCTCTTGAGGAATtctaaaattgtgtgtgtgtgtgtgtgtgtgtgtgtgtgtgtgtgtgtgtgtgtgtgtgtgtgtgtgtatgggtgggtgTGTTAGCTACAAGGTTCTAAAACTGCTGTGCTGCTCTTACCAAGACCCCAGCTGTATAGAGTATTATCTAAAGTAAATTGTCAGTTAATTCTATTTGAGTGAGTATCCTTTGAGTTAATTGAGTATGGTAGTA from Silurus meridionalis isolate SWU-2019-XX chromosome 24, ASM1480568v1, whole genome shotgun sequence encodes the following:
- the nthl1 gene encoding endonuclease III-like protein 1 isoform X1; translated protein: MRDSDTREYLRNKIVKKLKINMKSSSRYFGNVRNVVSGISHADTADKTSSAGRGIRRLTRRMTEETSTGIKEEPDEERAICDLQGAPHGHSGLQKLTVTVEPKEKPGDGHTPPPRTLRRAHTKIEYEDEAGTCIKKERWEPPFWRRQLSFIREMRRGRDAPVDRMGAEKCYDPQAPPEVMRYQVLVSLMLSSQTKDQVTAAAMERLRANDLSVTSILNMDKDKLGQLIYPVGFWKTKVKYLKEATEMIHCEYGGDIPDTLEGLMRLPGVGPKMAHLAMAIAWKRVSGIGVDTHVHRISNRLGWTSSSTKNPEETRRALEEWLPRDLWCEINWLLVGFGQQVCLPVSPLCSSCLNQHICPAAHTASPTRRPQPGSPPCPGEPAGLPKNHDTKPIKEEHVTVITSHLQRDRHRAAHVKERGDESQEEAEARVETTKVTCRGRRRDEGKDGEKRASPQRLRRTRQRKR
- the LOC124378454 gene encoding LOW QUALITY PROTEIN: Na(+)/H(+) exchange regulatory cofactor NHE-RF2 (The sequence of the model RefSeq protein was modified relative to this genomic sequence to represent the inferred CDS: deleted 1 base in 1 codon) translates to MMMMKADVQKEMDEKNLRPRLCYLTKGERGYGFHLHGERSSGAQFIRRIEAESPAELAGLRSGDRVVEVNGENVEKLSHQEVVQKIMEVENRTRLLVVDRGTEEFLLLHSLPCVEDLAVEMSCLLSPRTSSSSLASSTLSFSTSSRGSVTPSPPASIILSPRDFTTIFSDSITSSPLPKSITSSPPDSITPLPCDSIVPIVPSPCKSATLSPDDFIERSSRNSVNLSLCDSTTCSSSNSINQSPRASEIQPPSSLINQSPCDSATCYSSNSIDQLPCASEIQTPSNPINQSPRDSAVPSPSNNITQSLYDSIAQPTYNSITSPPSNSVTQSPYDSITQSPTSFITTPFTMEKSQETHVVKIIITPDKKETSGTEDVVARDLRPRLCHIVKEQQGFGFNLHCEKRRVGHYIRSVDPDSPAQRAGLQPGDRLIQVNGKSVEGLRHTEVVEIIRKGGGQTKLLVVDPETDALFQKLDITPTTAHLNEDCVDGPLIQSPTSTCPTTKSSASPSNISNGSQIREPITSLAPPVPPIRNGSLKQQTQGSSSSRSFASEISSELSSPDTNNKVLDSDCNSAPCGSEVKVVKGVNGSDPLCASGLHLSPTAAEARQKVQSKKANKRAPPMAWNKKYEIFSNF
- the nthl1 gene encoding endonuclease III-like protein 1 isoform X2, translated to MRDSDTREYLRNKIVKKLKINMKSSSRYFGNVRNVVSGISHADTADKTSSAGRGIRRLTRRMTEETSTGIKEEPDEERAICDLQGAPHGHSGLQKLTVTEPKEKPGDGHTPPPRTLRRAHTKIEYEDEAGTCIKKERWEPPFWRRQLSFIREMRRGRDAPVDRMGAEKCYDPQAPPEVMRYQVLVSLMLSSQTKDQVTAAAMERLRANDLSVTSILNMDKDKLGQLIYPVGFWKTKVKYLKEATEMIHCEYGGDIPDTLEGLMRLPGVGPKMAHLAMAIAWKRVSGIGVDTHVHRISNRLGWTSSSTKNPEETRRALEEWLPRDLWCEINWLLVGFGQQVCLPVSPLCSSCLNQHICPAAHTASPTRRPQPGSPPCPGEPAGLPKNHDTKPIKEEHVTVITSHLQRDRHRAAHVKERGDESQEEAEARVETTKVTCRGRRRDEGKDGEKRASPQRLRRTRQRKR